One part of the Melospiza melodia melodia isolate bMelMel2 chromosome 3, bMelMel2.pri, whole genome shotgun sequence genome encodes these proteins:
- the FBLN7 gene encoding fibulin-7 produces MPRSSRASLLPRAAGWLLGGEAAQGGPHPCPHPCVPQSCLSRQQLLAAIRQMQQLLKGQETRFSEGLRAVRSRLSTIHASLAKAAPEPPAAACPALQAPADGRKFGSKYLVDHEVHFACDPGFQLLGSSTRICQANGSWTGQEARCAEIRECSSSPCQNGGTCLEGLNHFKCLCPPQWTGTTCQYQAQTAPPTWSVMDDPAFSRQPRCAQVAQTQQCSCDPGFHMSGTASNGICQDLNECEVYRLQGGLRLCAHACVNIPGSFRCSCPPGYVLLGDGKSCEDIDECSLSQDNCTSGSTCINTGGGFQCVTPQCPPAAGNVSYVKTSPFQCERNPCPMESRSCHQAPKTISFHYLPLPSGLQTPAPLFRMATAAAPGRPGPDSLRFGIAGGNERGHFVVQRSDRHTGELLLLQSLRGPRTVHVDVDMAEYLDRAFQAKHLSKITLFVSAYEF; encoded by the exons ATGCCGCGGAGCTCCCGCGCCAGCCTCCTCCCACGGGCAGCAGGTTGGCTCCTGGGAGGAGAGGCAGCACAGGGaggtccccatccctgtccccatccctgtgtcccgcagagctgcctcagcaggcagcagctcctggctgccatCCGGCAGATGCAGCAGCTGCTCAAGGGGCAGGAGACGCGGTTCTCCGAGGGGCTGCGCGCTGTCAGGAGCCGCCTGAGCACCATCCACGCCTCCCTGGCCAAGGCCGCCCCCGAGCCGCCCGCCG CCGCCTGTCCTGCCCTCCAAGCCCCTGCGGATGGGAGGAAGTTCGGCAGCAAATATTTGGTGGATCACGAGGTTCACTTTGCCTGTGACCCAGGATTCCAGCTCCTGGGCTCCAGCACACGGATATGCCAGGCCAACGGTAGCTGGACAGGGCAGGAGGCCCGCTGTGCAG AGATCAGAGAGTGCtcgagcagcccctgccagaatGGTGGGACGTGCCTGGAGGGTCTCAACCACTTCAAATGCCTCTGTCCCCCGCAGTGGACCGGAACCACCTGCCAGTACCAGGCTCAGACTG CTCCTCCCACCTGGAGCGTGATGGACGACCCGGCCTTCAGCCGGCAGCCCCGCTGTGCCCAGGTCGCCCAGACCCAGCAGTGCAGCTGCGATCCCGGCTTCCACATGAGCGGCACGGCCTCCAACGGGATCTGCCAGG ACCTCAACGAGTGCGAGGTGTACCGGCTGCAAGGGGGACTCCGgctctgtgcccatgcctgtgtcaACATTCCCGGCTCCTTCCGCTGCTCCTGCCCTCCTGGATACGTCCTGCTGGGCGACGGCAAGAGCTGCGAAG ATATTGACGAGTGCTCCCTATCCCAGGATAACTGCACAAGTGGGAGCACCTGCATCAACACCGGGGGGGGATTCCAGTGCGtcaccccccagtgtcccccggcCGCCGGCAACGTCTCCTACGTCAAAACTTCCCCCTT CCAGTGCGAGCGCAACCCGTGCCCCATGGAGAGCCGCTCGTGCCACCAGGCGCCCAAAACCATCTCCTTCCActacctgccccttccctccgGGCTGCAGACGCCGGCGCCGCTGTTCCGCATGGCcacggcggcggcgccgggccggCCGGGCCCCGACAGCCTGCGCTTCGGCATCGCGGGCGGCAACGAGCGCGGGCACTTCGTGGTGCAGCGCTCGGACCGGCACaccggggagctgctgctgctgcagagcctgcGCGGGCCCCGCACCGTCCACGTGGACGTGGACATGGCCGAGTACCTGGACAGGGCGTTCCAGGCCAAGCACCTGTCCAAAATCACCCTCTTTGTCTCGGCTTATGAGTTCTAG